From Klebsiella electrica, the proteins below share one genomic window:
- a CDS encoding TIGR04028 family ABC transporter substrate-binding protein — MQNRFRLPALAALFLSGAFSVWAADTPVKGGTLIYLEQQPHTNLYPPAGGFYPNGGILNQITDKLTWQNPKTLEIEPWIAESWTTNADKTEYTFTLRPGITFSDGTPLDANAVAKNFDTYGLGNKTQRLPVSEVINNYDHSEVINPLTVKFYFKKPSPGFLQGTATIGSGLVSLSTLQRNFDELGDARNIIGSGPFIVKDEKPGRELTLVARKDYQWGPKNLAQQGPANLDGITFIVTPEDSVRIGALLAGQADFIRQVQAYDEKQATDQGFQVYAAPTRGVNDSLSFRPDNPLVSDLRVRQALLHATNARQVVETLFSANYPQATSVLARSAAGYVNLSDKLTFDQARARQLLDEAGWKPAADGIREKDGQRLALTVYESLPQPQNKEVLQLIAQQWRQVGVALSVKAGDAGSRVIDNLDPLKTPLTVSEVGRADPDVVKSMFFPANRDALLQQGGSSDKVQRFRDDKLNALLTAISAEVDAQKRLQLTGDAQRYLLDNAYVIPIFEEPQVFAGAPWVKGVSFEAVGRPSFYGSWLEKH; from the coding sequence ATGCAAAACCGTTTTCGTCTGCCCGCGTTGGCAGCCCTTTTTTTATCCGGCGCTTTTTCCGTCTGGGCCGCCGATACACCGGTCAAGGGCGGGACATTAATCTATCTGGAGCAGCAGCCGCACACCAATCTCTATCCACCGGCCGGAGGATTCTATCCCAACGGCGGCATTCTCAATCAGATAACCGATAAGCTGACCTGGCAAAACCCCAAAACGCTGGAGATCGAACCGTGGATTGCCGAGAGCTGGACGACGAACGCCGATAAAACCGAATACACCTTTACGCTGCGTCCCGGCATCACCTTCTCCGACGGCACCCCGCTGGATGCCAACGCGGTGGCCAAAAATTTTGATACCTACGGTCTTGGCAATAAAACCCAGCGGCTGCCGGTTTCTGAGGTTATCAACAACTACGACCATAGCGAAGTCATCAATCCGCTGACGGTGAAGTTTTACTTCAAAAAACCGTCGCCAGGCTTCCTGCAGGGCACCGCCACCATCGGCTCCGGGCTGGTCTCTCTCAGCACCTTGCAGCGTAATTTCGACGAACTCGGCGATGCGCGTAATATTATCGGCTCCGGGCCCTTTATCGTTAAAGATGAAAAACCGGGTCGCGAGCTGACGCTGGTCGCCCGCAAAGACTATCAGTGGGGGCCGAAAAACCTGGCTCAACAGGGGCCAGCCAACCTCGACGGCATTACCTTTATCGTCACCCCGGAAGACAGCGTGCGTATCGGGGCATTACTGGCGGGTCAGGCCGATTTTATCCGCCAGGTGCAGGCCTACGATGAAAAGCAGGCGACCGACCAGGGATTCCAGGTGTATGCCGCCCCCACCCGCGGCGTCAATGACAGTCTGAGTTTCCGCCCGGATAACCCGCTGGTTTCCGACCTGCGCGTCCGCCAGGCACTGCTGCACGCCACCAACGCCAGACAGGTGGTCGAGACGCTGTTCTCGGCTAACTATCCACAGGCGACGTCAGTGCTGGCCCGTTCAGCGGCAGGCTACGTCAACCTCAGCGACAAGCTGACCTTCGATCAGGCCAGGGCCCGGCAGCTGCTCGATGAAGCCGGCTGGAAACCGGCCGCCGACGGGATCAGAGAGAAAGATGGCCAGCGCCTGGCGCTGACGGTTTATGAATCTCTGCCGCAGCCGCAAAACAAAGAGGTGCTCCAGCTGATTGCCCAGCAGTGGCGCCAGGTAGGGGTGGCGCTGAGCGTAAAAGCCGGCGATGCCGGTAGCCGGGTTATTGATAACCTCGATCCGCTGAAGACCCCGCTGACCGTTTCGGAAGTGGGTCGCGCCGACCCGGACGTGGTGAAAAGCATGTTCTTCCCGGCCAACCGCGATGCTCTGCTGCAACAGGGCGGATCCAGCGACAAAGTGCAGCGCTTTCGCGACGATAAGCTTAACGCTCTGCTGACCGCGATTTCCGCCGAAGTCGATGCGCAAAAACGCCTGCAGCTGACCGGCGATGCCCAGCGCTATCTGCTGGATAACGCCTACGTGATCCCGATATTTGAAGAGCCGCAGGTCTTTGCCGGTGCGCCTTGGGTGAAGGGCGTAAGCTTTGAAGCCGTCGGCCGACCGTCGTTCTACGGCAGCTGGCTGGAAAAACACTAA
- the araJ gene encoding MFS transporter AraJ codes for MKKTIFSLALGTFGLGMAEFGIMGVLPEIARDVGISIPVAGNMIAWYAFGVVIGAPVMALFSSRFSLKSVMLFLAALCILGNTLFTFSSSYPMLAAGRLLSGFPHGAFFGVGAIILSKVAPPGKVTAAVAGMIAGMTVANLIGVPAGTWLGHQFSWRYTFLGIALFNVAVLMAILWWVPTVYDRATTRLREQFHFLSSPAPWLIFAATLFGNAGIFTWFSYIKPFMLHVSGFSESAMIAIMMLVGLGMVIGNLLSGKISARYSPLRIAATTDGAIVAVMLLIFLFGDHKTASLLLAFLCCAGLFALAAPLQILLLQNARGGEMLGAAGGQIAFNLGSALGAFCGGMMITSGFGWNTIALPAAFLSFLAMTSLLLYARGQRNRPIAGTMD; via the coding sequence ATGAAAAAGACGATTTTTTCGCTCGCGCTGGGCACGTTCGGCCTGGGCATGGCGGAATTTGGCATTATGGGCGTGTTGCCGGAGATCGCTCGCGATGTCGGGATCTCGATTCCTGTCGCCGGCAATATGATAGCCTGGTATGCCTTTGGCGTGGTGATTGGCGCGCCGGTGATGGCGCTGTTTTCCAGCCGCTTTTCATTAAAGTCGGTGATGCTGTTCCTGGCCGCGCTGTGTATTCTCGGGAATACCCTGTTTACCTTTTCCTCCAGCTACCCCATGTTGGCAGCAGGCCGCCTGCTGTCCGGCTTCCCGCATGGTGCCTTTTTTGGCGTCGGGGCGATTATTCTGTCGAAGGTGGCGCCGCCGGGCAAAGTGACCGCCGCAGTGGCCGGGATGATTGCCGGTATGACGGTGGCTAACCTGATCGGTGTTCCCGCCGGAACCTGGCTGGGGCATCAGTTCAGCTGGCGCTATACCTTTCTGGGCATCGCGCTTTTCAACGTTGCGGTGCTGATGGCGATTCTGTGGTGGGTTCCGACGGTCTATGATCGAGCCACGACAAGACTGCGGGAACAGTTTCATTTCTTATCGTCGCCTGCGCCGTGGCTTATTTTCGCTGCGACCCTGTTTGGCAATGCCGGGATATTTACGTGGTTCAGCTATATCAAACCGTTTATGCTCCATGTCTCCGGGTTTTCCGAAAGCGCGATGATCGCCATCATGATGCTGGTGGGGCTGGGGATGGTTATCGGTAATCTGCTGAGCGGGAAAATCTCCGCTCGCTACAGCCCGCTGCGCATCGCGGCCACCACCGACGGCGCTATTGTGGCGGTGATGCTGCTGATCTTTCTCTTTGGTGACCATAAAACGGCGTCGCTGCTGCTGGCATTTTTGTGCTGTGCCGGACTCTTTGCGCTGGCGGCGCCGCTGCAAATCTTATTGCTGCAAAATGCGCGGGGCGGAGAGATGCTGGGGGCGGCTGGCGGGCAGATAGCCTTCAACCTCGGCAGCGCGCTCGGCGCATTTTGCGGCGGGATGATGATTACCTCCGGCTTTGGCTGGAATACGATCGCGCTCCCGGCGGCGTTCCTCTCCTTCCTCGCGATGACATCGCTGTTGCTTTACGCCCGCGGCCAGCGGAACCGCCCGATCGCGGGCACGATGGATTAA
- a CDS encoding ABC transporter permease produces MSHNLLRRLGQSLLVLWAAFTLSFVLLQVLPGDAVLIKFQNPDLGLSPAQIADMRIAYGADSPVWKQYFHTLAAMLQGDFGYSLQAGIAVSTLLASNLPDTLSLAIPAFILAIALAFSLAFASRLPGLRWLSNTLQSLPVLFISLPTFWLGIALIQLFSFQLRWIPVINPGPLQGLILPIIAVAVPISAPLAQILMRSMDQVAALPFVAVARAKGMSETGVLWRHVTGNALLPALNIAGLLLGELIAGALITETVFGRGGLGQLTQQAVNNQDIAVLQAVVMISALAFVLINLLVDLLMPLFDPRLKTVTGGVV; encoded by the coding sequence ATGAGCCATAACCTTCTGCGACGTCTGGGCCAGAGTTTGCTGGTGCTGTGGGCGGCCTTTACCCTCTCCTTCGTGCTGCTGCAGGTGCTGCCGGGGGATGCGGTATTGATCAAGTTTCAGAACCCGGATCTCGGTCTCAGCCCGGCGCAAATCGCCGACATGCGCATCGCCTACGGTGCCGACAGCCCGGTCTGGAAGCAATATTTCCATACCTTAGCGGCGATGCTGCAGGGGGATTTTGGCTACTCGTTACAGGCCGGTATTGCGGTCAGTACCCTGCTGGCCAGCAACCTGCCGGACACACTCAGTCTGGCAATCCCGGCGTTTATACTGGCTATCGCGCTGGCCTTTAGCCTGGCCTTCGCCTCCCGTCTGCCGGGGCTGCGCTGGCTGAGCAATACCTTACAGTCTTTGCCGGTGCTGTTTATCTCGCTGCCGACCTTCTGGTTGGGGATTGCGCTGATTCAACTTTTCTCCTTCCAGTTGCGCTGGATCCCGGTGATTAATCCTGGCCCGCTACAGGGGCTGATACTGCCGATCATCGCCGTCGCGGTGCCCATTTCCGCCCCGCTGGCGCAGATCCTGATGCGCAGCATGGACCAGGTGGCCGCCCTGCCGTTTGTCGCCGTCGCCCGCGCCAAAGGGATGAGTGAAACCGGCGTGCTGTGGCGACACGTCACCGGCAACGCCCTGCTACCGGCGTTGAATATCGCCGGGCTGCTGCTGGGGGAGCTGATCGCCGGGGCATTGATTACCGAAACCGTCTTCGGCCGCGGCGGTCTGGGTCAGTTGACCCAGCAGGCGGTCAACAACCAGGATATTGCCGTATTACAGGCGGTGGTGATGATCTCCGCCCTCGCATTTGTGTTGATTAATCTGCTGGTGGATCTGCTGATGCCGCTGTTCGATCCCCGCCTGAAAACCGTAACCGGAGGCGTGGTATGA
- a CDS encoding ATP-binding cassette domain-containing protein — protein sequence MSTLFTAQSLHVETAFGPLFTDLSFTLKKGDRIGLIGHNGCGKSTLLQVLDGTLTPATGSVALAHHCLLARVEQHLPDALLQQSLIEGVLARLPASGREQQRWQAERLLAEMGFATAEFTQQAATLSGGQHTRLLLARALILQPDLLLLDEPGNHLDLPTLLWLESFLQTWQGSFVLVSHDPILLDAVTNSSWILRDRTLHAFSLPCSAARLALAERDESDALRHKAEQREIDRVTASAKRLATWGQVYDNEDLSRKAKQMEKQVARLKESQTELTAGTPWRLALNGDALRADRLLEMEQLPVPPAPGLPALFTAGLARLRSGDRVAIMGRNGGGKSSLLRLLWRQMQQAAPDAGLRLHPRLHPGYYDQTLHQLADNATLLEALENFEPAGERRKRALISAGFGWNRHGQKVSTLSGGERSRLLFVGLSLASYSLLLLDEPTNHLDMEGKEALAASLREYSGGLLLVSHDRQLIDSSCNRFWLIDDNGLSEWHTADEVYARLREGAPQVDRRVEADTTAIVADDHDALLERLIDLEQRLADDISRKPKHQKPHLQAQWRDEIAVITARLS from the coding sequence ATGAGCACATTATTTACCGCGCAGTCTCTGCATGTTGAAACGGCATTCGGCCCGCTTTTCACCGACCTCTCCTTTACCCTGAAAAAAGGCGATCGTATCGGCCTGATCGGTCATAACGGCTGCGGCAAAAGTACACTGCTCCAGGTACTGGACGGCACGCTGACGCCCGCTACCGGTAGCGTGGCGTTGGCCCATCATTGTCTGCTGGCACGGGTTGAACAACACCTGCCGGATGCCCTGCTCCAGCAATCGCTGATCGAGGGGGTTCTGGCGCGGCTCCCCGCCAGCGGACGTGAACAACAGCGCTGGCAGGCAGAGCGTCTGCTGGCGGAAATGGGGTTCGCGACGGCGGAGTTCACGCAGCAAGCGGCAACGCTGAGCGGCGGGCAACATACCCGGCTGCTGCTGGCCAGAGCGTTAATTCTGCAGCCGGATCTCCTGCTGCTGGACGAGCCCGGCAACCATCTCGACCTGCCGACCCTGTTGTGGCTGGAAAGCTTCTTGCAAACCTGGCAGGGGAGCTTCGTGCTGGTGTCCCATGACCCCATCTTACTGGATGCTGTAACTAATAGCAGTTGGATCCTGCGCGACAGAACCCTGCACGCCTTCTCTCTTCCCTGCAGCGCGGCGCGCCTGGCGTTGGCGGAACGCGACGAAAGCGATGCCCTGCGTCATAAAGCCGAGCAGCGAGAAATCGACCGCGTCACCGCCAGCGCTAAACGGCTGGCCACCTGGGGACAGGTGTACGACAACGAAGATCTGTCGCGTAAAGCCAAACAGATGGAAAAACAGGTCGCGCGCCTGAAGGAGAGTCAAACCGAGCTGACCGCCGGTACGCCGTGGCGCCTGGCGCTCAACGGCGACGCCCTGCGGGCCGATCGTTTACTTGAGATGGAGCAACTGCCGGTCCCCCCGGCTCCGGGATTGCCCGCCCTGTTCACCGCCGGGCTGGCGCGCCTGCGCAGCGGCGACCGGGTGGCGATTATGGGGCGTAACGGCGGCGGGAAATCGTCGTTGCTGCGCCTGCTGTGGCGGCAAATGCAGCAGGCGGCGCCGGATGCCGGACTGCGTCTGCATCCGCGATTGCATCCGGGCTACTACGACCAGACGCTGCATCAGCTGGCGGATAACGCCACGCTGCTGGAAGCGCTGGAGAACTTCGAACCCGCTGGCGAACGCCGTAAGCGGGCGCTGATTTCCGCCGGTTTCGGCTGGAACCGTCACGGGCAAAAGGTCAGCACCCTCAGCGGCGGCGAACGTTCCCGGTTGCTGTTTGTCGGTCTGTCGCTGGCCAGCTATAGCCTGCTGCTGCTGGATGAGCCCACCAACCATCTGGACATGGAGGGCAAAGAGGCGCTGGCCGCCTCGCTGCGCGAGTATTCCGGCGGTCTGCTGCTGGTCAGTCATGACCGCCAGTTGATTGATAGCAGCTGTAACCGCTTCTGGCTGATTGATGATAACGGGCTCAGCGAGTGGCATACCGCCGACGAAGTCTATGCCCGCCTGCGCGAGGGGGCGCCCCAGGTCGACAGGCGTGTCGAAGCGGATACGACGGCCATCGTCGCCGACGACCATGACGCCCTGCTGGAACGGTTAATCGATCTCGAACAGCGGCTGGCGGATGATATATCGCGTAAACCTAAGCACCAGAAGCCGCACCTGCAGGCCCAGTGGCGTGACGAGATAGCGGTCATTACCGCCAGACTGAGTTAA
- the ppk2 gene encoding polyphosphate kinase 2, which produces MGNNKKARGVAGSSKLKPLGEKEYEKALRKLHVELVKLQLWVVSQGLKVCIVFEGRDGAGKGGTIKAITERVSPRVFRVVALPAPTDKEKTQLYFQRYIPHLPAAGEIVIFDRSWYNRAGVERVMGFCTADEVEKFLEGAPLVERSMVESGIILLKYWLEVTPEEQERRLRDRIDDGRKIWKLSPMDIKSFNRWDEFTQARDAMFAATDTAWAPWFVARSEEKKRVRLNIITHLLSQIPYKSVHTEPVKLPKRKIGKVKTANYPFRFIAERF; this is translated from the coding sequence ATGGGAAACAACAAGAAGGCCAGGGGTGTAGCGGGTTCGAGTAAATTGAAGCCGCTTGGCGAGAAAGAGTATGAAAAAGCGCTGCGTAAACTTCACGTTGAGCTGGTTAAATTACAGCTGTGGGTGGTCAGCCAGGGACTGAAGGTCTGTATTGTGTTTGAAGGCCGCGATGGCGCCGGTAAAGGTGGCACCATTAAAGCGATCACCGAGCGGGTCAGCCCGCGCGTATTCCGGGTGGTTGCTCTGCCGGCCCCGACCGACAAAGAGAAGACCCAGCTCTATTTTCAACGCTATATCCCGCATCTGCCGGCCGCCGGCGAAATCGTCATTTTCGACCGCAGCTGGTATAACCGGGCCGGCGTTGAACGGGTGATGGGATTTTGCACCGCCGACGAAGTGGAAAAATTCCTCGAGGGGGCGCCGCTGGTAGAGCGCTCGATGGTAGAGTCCGGCATTATCCTGCTCAAATACTGGCTGGAGGTGACGCCAGAGGAACAGGAACGTCGGCTCCGCGACCGCATCGATGACGGGCGCAAAATCTGGAAATTGTCGCCGATGGATATCAAGTCGTTTAACCGCTGGGATGAGTTCACGCAGGCCAGGGATGCGATGTTTGCCGCCACCGATACCGCCTGGGCGCCGTGGTTTGTCGCCCGTTCGGAAGAGAAGAAGCGCGTGCGCCTGAATATCATTACCCATCTGCTGTCGCAGATCCCCTATAAGAGCGTGCATACCGAACCGGTAAAATTACCCAAACGTAAAATCGGTAAAGTGAAAACCGCCAATTATCCTTTCCGCTTTATTGCCGAGCGCTTCTGA
- a CDS encoding ABC transporter permease, giving the protein MSLVDYATAARRRVPGRRPLRFQPGLWLAWSIMFIALLMAIAPQLFSDYNPLDGTSGAPRLAPQAGHWLGTDQLGRDLWTRIVYGAAHSLSAALAAVAIGLLVGTALGTLAGAVAGRVESLVMRLVDVLLAIPSLLLSLTVIILLGFGTVNAAVAVGVAAIASFARLARAEVVRVRRSDYVEAAFGSGGTFFAVFWRHILPNSLTAVLAFATLQFGQAILALSTLSFLGYGTPPPVPEWGLLIAEGRNYLSTAWWLTTFPGVAVVAVVLAANRISRQFSGERS; this is encoded by the coding sequence ATGAGCCTCGTTGATTACGCTACCGCCGCCCGCCGACGGGTGCCTGGCCGTCGGCCGCTACGTTTCCAGCCGGGGCTATGGCTCGCCTGGAGCATCATGTTCATCGCGCTGTTGATGGCGATCGCCCCGCAGCTGTTCAGCGACTATAACCCGCTTGATGGCACCTCCGGCGCGCCGCGTCTGGCGCCGCAGGCGGGCCACTGGCTGGGAACCGACCAGTTGGGTCGCGACCTGTGGACGCGGATCGTCTATGGCGCGGCGCACTCGCTTTCCGCCGCGCTGGCGGCTGTCGCTATCGGCCTGTTGGTCGGTACCGCGCTCGGTACGCTGGCCGGTGCCGTTGCCGGACGCGTCGAGTCGCTGGTGATGCGGCTGGTTGATGTCCTGCTGGCCATCCCGTCGCTGCTGCTGTCGTTAACGGTGATTATTCTGCTCGGCTTCGGCACCGTGAACGCCGCGGTGGCCGTGGGCGTCGCCGCTATTGCCAGCTTTGCCCGCCTGGCGCGCGCGGAAGTGGTCCGCGTGCGCCGCAGCGACTATGTCGAAGCGGCCTTTGGCAGCGGCGGCACCTTCTTTGCCGTGTTCTGGCGGCATATTTTACCCAACTCGCTGACCGCCGTATTGGCCTTCGCCACGCTGCAGTTTGGTCAGGCGATCCTCGCCCTCTCCACCCTGAGCTTTCTCGGCTACGGGACCCCGCCGCCGGTACCGGAGTGGGGGCTGTTGATTGCCGAAGGACGCAACTATCTCTCGACCGCCTGGTGGCTGACCACCTTCCCCGGCGTGGCGGTGGTTGCCGTGGTGCTGGCCGCCAACCGTATCAGCCGTCAATTTAGCGGAGAGCGCTCATGA
- a CDS encoding putative FMN-dependent luciferase-like monooxygenase, producing the protein MTRKRLGFFTRLLDSAPAQQRYRLATEQIRHAERLGFDSAWIAQHHFHEHEGGLPSPLVFLAHVAAQTAHIRLGTAIITLPMENALRVAEDAAVLDLLANGRLEVGFGSGGTPTSFLPFGLTSEQRGAVFAENLHLIHSAWRGDSLGHPENHLYPPAPQLAERIWIATFSIDGAVRAGQAGHGLMLSRTQPRPLGQPDLALDAIQNPLIDAYLAALPAGRAPRILASRTAFIADSQQYALQVAEPGLRQQAAAHRAAGHEIIGDTVTDYLSQLDAHVGDVEHVQASLARDSVLARVTDISFQVHSVEPSHRDTLRSLELIAQHITPQLR; encoded by the coding sequence ATGACGCGTAAACGCCTGGGTTTTTTCACCCGCCTGCTGGACTCTGCCCCTGCGCAACAGCGCTACCGGCTGGCAACCGAACAGATTCGCCACGCCGAACGTCTCGGCTTTGACAGCGCGTGGATTGCCCAGCATCACTTCCACGAGCATGAAGGCGGCCTGCCTTCGCCGCTGGTCTTTCTCGCCCACGTGGCGGCACAGACCGCACATATTCGCCTCGGTACCGCCATTATTACGCTGCCGATGGAGAACGCGCTGCGGGTCGCCGAAGACGCGGCGGTGCTGGATCTCCTGGCCAACGGACGTCTTGAGGTCGGCTTTGGCTCCGGCGGTACGCCAACCTCATTTCTGCCGTTTGGCTTAACCAGCGAGCAGCGGGGAGCCGTGTTCGCCGAAAATCTGCATCTGATCCACAGCGCCTGGCGCGGTGATTCACTGGGCCATCCGGAAAATCATCTCTATCCACCGGCGCCGCAGTTGGCTGAACGGATCTGGATAGCGACCTTTTCAATTGACGGCGCCGTTCGCGCCGGTCAGGCCGGTCACGGCCTGATGCTCTCCCGTACACAGCCGCGCCCGCTCGGGCAGCCGGATTTAGCGCTTGATGCTATCCAGAATCCCCTGATCGATGCCTACCTCGCGGCGTTGCCCGCTGGCAGAGCGCCAAGGATCCTCGCCTCGCGCACCGCCTTTATTGCCGACAGCCAGCAGTACGCCCTACAGGTCGCGGAACCGGGATTACGCCAACAGGCGGCGGCACATCGCGCTGCCGGACATGAGATAATCGGTGACACTGTCACGGATTATTTGTCGCAGCTGGATGCCCATGTCGGCGATGTTGAACATGTGCAGGCATCTCTGGCGCGGGACAGCGTGCTGGCCCGCGTCACCGATATTTCGTTCCAGGTGCACTCCGTTGAGCCCTCGCACCGTGACACGCTGCGTTCCCTTGAGCTGATCGCTCAGCATATCACCCCGCAACTAAGGTAG
- a CDS encoding dipeptide ABC transporter ATP-binding protein, protein MNVLRVENLRISYRSQHRWQEVVHNVSFSLQRGEMLAFVGESGSGKTTTAQAIIGLLANNARRDSGRVEINGEDISGWSGKRLDSLRGTRISLVPQDPGNSLNPVQTIGAQVGEILRLHQKEPAAVRKQQVLALLSKVGLSHPEQRFYQYPHQLSGGMKQRVLIAIAIALKPDLIIADEPTSALDVTVQKRILDLLDTLRRESGTAVLLVTHDLALAAQRADRLLVFRHGEVQEQGLTADIVRAPQHAYTRQLLSDLQGIQPTIGTAPRHPVATPAIRVANISKRFSLGDAGLQALDAVSFEVKRGTTHALVGESGSGKTTLARILLGFEQADSGHIAIDGIDAGHLSREAQRQLRRKIQFVYQNPFASLDPRQTLFEIIEEPLKNFDPLSPTIRRSRVEAVAARVALAPELLTRTARELSGGQRQRVAIARALVLEPTILVLDEATSALDVTVQAQILALLQQLQQQLGLTYLFITHDLATVRRIAQSVTVLRAGQVVEYGEVNRLFSQPLHPYTRELIAAIPHVSTLSKEIA, encoded by the coding sequence ATGAACGTCTTACGCGTGGAAAATCTGCGCATCAGCTACCGATCGCAGCACCGCTGGCAGGAAGTGGTGCATAACGTCAGCTTCAGCCTGCAACGCGGCGAAATGCTGGCCTTTGTCGGGGAGTCCGGGTCCGGTAAAACCACCACCGCCCAGGCCATTATCGGTCTGCTGGCGAATAATGCCCGGCGCGACAGCGGACGAGTGGAAATTAACGGCGAGGATATCAGCGGCTGGTCGGGGAAACGACTTGATAGTCTGCGCGGCACGCGCATCAGTCTGGTCCCGCAGGATCCGGGCAACTCCCTGAACCCGGTACAAACGATCGGCGCGCAGGTTGGCGAAATACTTCGTCTGCACCAGAAAGAGCCCGCCGCCGTGCGTAAGCAGCAGGTGCTGGCCCTGTTAAGCAAAGTTGGCCTCAGCCATCCCGAACAGCGCTTTTATCAGTATCCTCATCAGCTCTCCGGCGGCATGAAGCAGCGGGTGTTAATTGCCATCGCTATTGCTCTGAAACCGGACTTAATCATTGCCGATGAACCGACCAGCGCCCTCGATGTTACCGTCCAGAAACGCATTCTCGACCTACTCGATACCCTGCGCCGGGAGTCCGGGACGGCGGTGCTGCTCGTCACCCACGATCTGGCGCTGGCGGCGCAACGCGCCGACCGGCTGCTGGTTTTTCGCCACGGAGAAGTTCAGGAACAGGGCCTCACCGCGGATATCGTCCGCGCGCCACAACACGCCTACACCCGCCAGCTGTTGAGCGATCTGCAGGGAATCCAGCCTACCATCGGGACAGCGCCGCGCCACCCTGTGGCGACGCCCGCTATCCGCGTCGCCAATATCAGTAAACGTTTTTCGCTGGGCGATGCCGGGCTACAGGCGCTGGACGCCGTCAGCTTTGAGGTCAAACGCGGCACGACCCATGCGTTAGTTGGCGAGTCGGGTTCGGGCAAAACCACGCTGGCGCGGATTCTGCTCGGTTTTGAACAGGCCGATAGCGGCCACATCGCCATTGATGGTATTGATGCCGGTCATTTAAGCCGCGAGGCGCAGCGCCAGCTACGGCGTAAAATTCAGTTCGTTTATCAGAACCCGTTCGCCTCGCTCGACCCGCGTCAGACCCTGTTTGAGATTATCGAAGAGCCGCTGAAAAATTTCGACCCGCTGAGCCCGACCATCCGCCGCTCCCGCGTCGAAGCAGTTGCCGCCCGGGTCGCGCTGGCACCGGAGCTGCTGACGCGAACCGCCCGCGAGCTCTCCGGCGGCCAGCGCCAGCGGGTCGCCATTGCGCGGGCGCTGGTGCTGGAGCCGACGATCCTGGTCCTCGACGAAGCCACTTCCGCGCTGGATGTCACCGTGCAGGCGCAGATTCTCGCCCTGCTTCAGCAGCTCCAGCAACAGCTGGGGCTGACCTATCTGTTTATCACCCACGACCTGGCGACGGTGCGACGCATCGCGCAGAGCGTTACGGTACTGCGCGCCGGTCAGGTCGTGGAATACGGCGAGGTCAACCGCCTGTTTAGCCAGCCGCTGCACCCCTATACCCGCGAGCTCATCGCCGCCATTCCCCACGTATCCACCCTGAGCAAGGAGATCGCATGA
- a CDS encoding bifunctional helix-turn-helix transcriptional regulator/GNAT family N-acetyltransferase: MTPPSLINESLINEIRRSSRLMVRELGFMNSTLAATDYSPSAVHTLLEISAHGAMTAAQLVQILGLEKSSVSRMVSRLLAAGELQEKPDGADARFKRLELTQQGCVTVRRINEYGAMRVVDALMHLDAGQQQNVALGLTAYAQALAKCREVQRPAATDKVTIVSGYRPGMIGRIAQMHGEYYARHHGFGHFFEGKVACGLAEFSARLNAQCNHIWLAVQEGNIVGSVAIDGEDLGNNQAHLRWFILDDSCRGRGVGRRLLTEAMAFCDRRAFAAVQLWTFSGLDAARSLYEKFGFTLHKQWQGDQWGMMMTEQQFSRDKTDSASA, from the coding sequence ATGACACCTCCATCGCTGATTAACGAATCGCTCATTAATGAAATACGCCGCTCTTCCCGTCTGATGGTTCGTGAGCTTGGCTTCATGAATTCCACGCTGGCGGCCACCGACTATTCTCCCTCCGCCGTGCATACGCTGCTGGAAATTTCCGCACACGGAGCGATGACCGCCGCGCAGCTGGTGCAGATCCTGGGCCTGGAGAAATCGAGCGTCAGCCGCATGGTGTCCCGTCTGCTGGCCGCCGGCGAGTTACAGGAAAAACCCGATGGTGCAGATGCTCGCTTTAAACGGCTCGAACTGACGCAACAGGGGTGCGTGACGGTCAGGCGGATCAACGAGTACGGGGCGATGCGGGTGGTTGATGCCCTGATGCATCTCGATGCCGGACAACAGCAAAACGTGGCGCTGGGGCTGACGGCGTACGCGCAGGCGCTGGCGAAATGCCGTGAAGTACAGCGGCCTGCGGCGACTGATAAGGTGACGATTGTCAGCGGATATCGACCCGGGATGATTGGCCGTATCGCGCAGATGCACGGCGAATATTACGCCCGGCACCACGGTTTCGGCCACTTCTTCGAAGGTAAGGTTGCCTGCGGGCTGGCGGAATTTTCCGCCCGACTTAACGCGCAGTGCAATCACATCTGGCTGGCGGTGCAGGAGGGTAACATCGTCGGTTCTGTGGCTATCGATGGCGAAGATCTGGGCAACAACCAGGCGCATCTACGCTGGTTTATTCTCGACGACAGCTGTCGGGGCCGCGGCGTTGGCCGACGTCTGCTGACGGAGGCGATGGCTTTTTGCGACCGCCGCGCTTTTGCTGCTGTCCAGCTGTGGACCTTCAGCGGACTTGACGCTGCCCGCTCGCTGTACGAAAAATTCGGCTTTACGCTACATAAACAGTGGCAGGGCGATCAGTGGGGGATGATGATGACCGAACAGCAGTTCAGCCGCGACAAGACCGATTCTGCTTCGGCCTGA